Proteins encoded in a region of the Pseudomonas shahriarae genome:
- a CDS encoding LysE family translocator: MSVETWLLFSGAALIVILIPGPLSLLMISNSLNYGLRRSYPAFLGGVFASICLLSASALGLGALLLASEQLFSALKIVGALYLFYLAWQSWQQSRLPSKGAVVPDAAPVPRFRALFGRAFVLGASNPKDILFFAAFLPQFLSSQQPFLPQLLIMIATWTVLDLLCKLAYGLGAHGAARYLRTGKGQSWFNRFSAGLFGSAGAASLLRG; encoded by the coding sequence ATGAGCGTGGAAACCTGGCTGCTGTTCAGCGGCGCTGCTTTGATCGTGATCCTGATTCCGGGGCCGCTGTCGCTGCTGATGATCAGCAACAGCCTGAACTACGGCCTGCGCCGTTCGTATCCGGCGTTTCTGGGCGGGGTGTTCGCCTCGATCTGCCTGTTGAGCGCCTCGGCCCTGGGCCTGGGCGCGCTGTTGCTGGCGTCGGAGCAGTTGTTCAGCGCCCTGAAGATCGTCGGTGCGCTGTACTTGTTCTACCTCGCCTGGCAGAGCTGGCAGCAATCGCGCCTGCCGTCCAAGGGCGCCGTGGTACCGGACGCAGCGCCTGTGCCGCGTTTTCGTGCACTGTTTGGCCGGGCGTTTGTGCTGGGCGCCAGCAACCCCAAGGACATTCTGTTTTTCGCCGCCTTCCTGCCGCAGTTTCTCAGCAGCCAGCAACCGTTCCTGCCACAACTGCTGATCATGATCGCCACCTGGACCGTGCTGGACCTGCTGTGCAAACTGGCCTATGGCCTGGGTGCCCACGGCGCCGCGCGCTACCTGCGCACCGGCAAGGGCCAGAGCTGGTTCAATCGCTTCAGTGCCGGACTGTTTGGCAGCGCTGGGGCGGCGTCGCTGCTCAGGGGCTAA
- the uraH gene encoding hydroxyisourate hydrolase, with protein sequence MGRLTTHVLDAAHGCPGSAIKVELYRVEGAQLELVASTLTNSDGRCDAPLLQGDDYRSGVYQLQFSAGDYYRARGVQLPQPAFLDVVVLRFGISAEQDHYHVPLLISPYSYSTYRGS encoded by the coding sequence ATGGGACGACTGACCACACACGTACTGGACGCCGCGCACGGCTGCCCAGGCAGCGCCATCAAGGTTGAACTGTATCGCGTCGAAGGCGCCCAGCTGGAACTGGTCGCCAGCACCCTGACCAACAGCGATGGCCGTTGCGACGCCCCGCTGCTGCAAGGTGATGACTACCGCAGTGGCGTCTACCAGTTGCAGTTCAGTGCCGGGGATTACTACCGCGCCCGTGGTGTGCAATTGCCCCAGCCGGCGTTTCTCGATGTAGTGGTGCTGCGCTTTGGCATCAGCGCCGAACAGGATCACTACCATGTGCCCCTGCTGATTTCGCCCTACAGCTACTCCACCTATCGCGGTAGCTGA